A genomic region of Actinomycetota bacterium contains the following coding sequences:
- a CDS encoding glycosyltransferase family 4 protein has protein sequence MRIGFFTDTYTPQINGVVTSIRLFKRALEARGHEVYVFAPDPEHDEDGEVTVRFPSMPFAFQPEMRLASPFSMDALRLLDAVDFDVVHSHDPFSIGLFGHRVARRHAIPYVHTYHTLYPEYVHYVWETRLTKSLARRLSREFCEACNTIIAPSTKIEQFLREWGVTVPIEVIATGVDIARYGAKDDSAVESLRTRLGLRDSDRVALFMGRLGREKSIETLIRAIWHSRHSTTKLVIAGDGPDHAELARLARDLGLGKRVVFAGYLRGDEAVAAYHAADVFAFASTSETQGLVIGEAMAAGLPVVAVEDLAVQDFVVHGATGFLVPGRPEDVARSLDNLLADDDLRSAFATASRERAGQFSIGHQAERLENHYLQAIEEFVPRKRSLARLRERISTARSSR, from the coding sequence ATGAGAATCGGGTTCTTCACCGACACCTACACGCCGCAGATCAACGGCGTCGTCACCTCCATCCGGCTCTTCAAGCGCGCCCTTGAGGCCCGTGGCCACGAGGTCTACGTATTCGCGCCGGACCCGGAGCATGACGAGGACGGCGAGGTGACAGTGCGCTTCCCGTCGATGCCTTTCGCGTTCCAGCCTGAGATGCGCCTGGCCTCCCCCTTCTCGATGGACGCTCTGCGTCTGCTCGACGCCGTCGACTTCGATGTCGTCCACTCTCACGACCCGTTCAGCATCGGACTCTTTGGGCACAGGGTCGCGAGGCGTCACGCAATCCCGTACGTCCACACCTACCACACCCTGTATCCGGAATACGTGCACTACGTGTGGGAAACCAGGCTGACGAAGAGCCTCGCAAGACGGCTTTCCCGCGAGTTCTGCGAGGCGTGCAACACCATCATCGCGCCGTCGACCAAGATCGAGCAGTTCCTGCGAGAGTGGGGAGTCACAGTCCCGATCGAAGTGATCGCCACCGGCGTCGACATCGCCCGCTATGGAGCCAAGGATGACTCGGCTGTAGAGTCTCTGCGAACACGCCTCGGACTACGCGACAGCGACCGCGTCGCCCTGTTCATGGGACGCCTCGGTCGCGAGAAGAGCATCGAAACCCTCATTCGCGCAATCTGGCACTCTCGTCACTCAACGACGAAGCTCGTCATCGCTGGAGACGGTCCAGACCACGCGGAACTGGCACGTCTCGCACGCGACCTCGGGTTGGGCAAACGTGTTGTCTTTGCGGGCTACCTGCGCGGTGATGAGGCGGTCGCTGCCTACCATGCCGCCGACGTGTTCGCCTTCGCCTCCACCTCGGAGACCCAGGGGCTCGTCATCGGAGAAGCAATGGCGGCCGGGCTTCCTGTAGTCGCCGTTGAAGACCTCGCCGTCCAGGACTTCGTTGTCCACGGGGCAACGGGCTTTCTCGTGCCAGGCCGTCCAGAAGACGTCGCGCGCAGTCTCGACAACCTGCTTGCCGACGATGATCTCCGATCCGCATTCGCGACCGCCTCGCGCGAGCGCGCCGGGCAGTTCTCCATCGGCCACCAAGCCGAACGCCTCGAGAATCACTACCTCCAGGCCATCGAGGAGTTCGTCCCGAGAAAGCGCAGTCTTGCCCGCCTGCGTGAACGCATCTCTACCGCGCGCAGTTCCCGGTAG